In a single window of the Litorilituus sediminis genome:
- a CDS encoding UDP-2,3-diacylglucosamine diphosphatase gives MPSSNKQALTYFIADLHLTQSRPDITACFIQFLAQEAVKAEKLYILGDLFESWIGDDDDSEFISTIAEALKTLSLTGTETYFIHGNRDFLLGKKYAEKAHIKLLNEIEQIELYGEKVVIMHGDTLCTRDIDYQKFRVKSRSWWWQTMIKSLPLFVRKKIAANYRKKSSAATSMKSQEIMDVTEHEVIKCLEKYHCQLLIHGHTHRPNVHKLTANQQEAQRIVLGDWYSQGAWLKVTPEDMVLLNSPFDN, from the coding sequence ATGCCAAGTAGCAATAAACAAGCATTAACCTACTTTATTGCCGATTTACACTTAACTCAAAGCAGGCCGGACATCACCGCCTGCTTTATTCAGTTTTTAGCGCAAGAGGCAGTAAAAGCAGAAAAGCTCTACATATTAGGCGATTTATTTGAGTCTTGGATTGGCGATGACGATGATAGTGAATTTATTAGCACAATTGCTGAGGCATTAAAAACTCTAAGTCTAACCGGTACAGAAACTTATTTTATTCACGGTAACCGAGATTTCCTTCTTGGCAAAAAATACGCTGAAAAAGCTCATATCAAGTTACTCAATGAAATTGAGCAAATAGAGTTATACGGAGAAAAAGTCGTTATTATGCACGGTGATACCTTATGTACCCGCGATATTGATTACCAAAAGTTCCGTGTAAAATCTCGCTCATGGTGGTGGCAAACGATGATAAAAAGCTTACCGCTTTTTGTTCGCAAAAAAATTGCCGCTAACTATAGAAAAAAAAGTAGTGCAGCAACATCAATGAAATCGCAGGAGATTATGGATGTTACCGAGCATGAAGTGATTAAATGCTTAGAAAAATACCACTGCCAACTACTGATTCATGGCCACACCCATAGGCCGAATGTACATAAACTAACGGCTAATCAGCAAGAAGCACAGCGCATTGTCTTAGGTGATTGGTATAGCCAAGGTGCATGGCTTAAAGTCACGCCTGAAGATATGGTGTTATTAAATAGCCCATTTGATAATTAA
- a CDS encoding peptidylprolyl isomerase → MITLQTNLGDIKIELNFDKAPITAENFKQYVEEGFYNGTIFHRVIKGFMAQGGGFAPGLEEKATRESIKNEANNGLSNKRGTIAMARTQEPHSASAQFFINLTDNNFLDFTSESLQGWGYCVFGEVVEGMEVVDKMTLIETGNMFGHGDVPKEEIIITAATVE, encoded by the coding sequence ATGATCACATTACAAACAAACCTTGGCGATATTAAAATTGAGCTTAACTTCGATAAAGCGCCAATTACTGCAGAGAATTTCAAACAGTATGTAGAAGAAGGTTTCTACAATGGCACTATTTTTCATCGTGTAATCAAAGGTTTTATGGCGCAAGGTGGTGGCTTTGCTCCGGGTTTAGAAGAAAAAGCAACCCGCGAAAGCATCAAAAATGAAGCCAACAATGGTTTAAGCAACAAACGCGGTACCATTGCTATGGCACGAACTCAAGAGCCACATTCAGCTTCAGCGCAATTTTTCATTAACTTAACAGATAACAACTTCTTAGACTTTACCAGCGAATCACTCCAAGGTTGGGGTTACTGTGTATTTGGCGAAGTTGTTGAAGGTATGGAAGTTGTTGATAAAATGACCTTAATTGAAACGGGTAATATGTTTGGCCACGGCGATGTACCAAAAGAAGAAATCATTATTACTGCAGCAACAGTTGAGTAA